The Caldalkalibacillus uzonensis genome window below encodes:
- a CDS encoding GntR family transcriptional regulator produces MRIPICIDPDSKEPLYHQIERQIKALIVGGQLPAGTPLPSIRALAADLSCSVITTRRAYQNLENEGLIKTSQGKGTFVSAVGDVQRLHMKNETVYEAFRQAVNTGLQLDLDITELRHIFEQVLQELANQKGE; encoded by the coding sequence ATGCGCATCCCCATTTGTATTGATCCTGACAGCAAAGAACCATTGTACCATCAAATTGAACGGCAGATTAAAGCGTTGATTGTTGGCGGACAATTGCCTGCGGGGACACCACTGCCTTCTATCCGTGCCTTAGCAGCGGATCTGTCTTGCAGTGTGATCACCACCCGACGGGCTTATCAAAACTTGGAGAACGAGGGGTTGATCAAAACAAGCCAGGGCAAAGGCACCTTTGTATCCGCTGTTGGGGATGTTCAGCGTTTGCACATGAAAAATGAAACAGTCTATGAAGCCTTTCGCCAAGCGGTCAATACAGGCCTGCAGCTGGATTTGGATATCACTGAACTGCGGCATATTTTTGAACAAGTGTTACAGGAGCTAGCCAATCAGAAAGGGGAATGA
- a CDS encoding MFS transporter, with translation MTNNNATQTIYPILLIIGFVHLLTDAIQSVIPAMFPILEQSMGLTFLQLGIIAFALNMTSSIMQPVVGWLTDKRPSPFALPIGLCFTLVGIIGIAVAPSFWYALLSALLIGLGSATFHPEGSRVAYMAAGNRRGLAQSIYQVGGNTGQAMAPLITALILVPLGQFGAIWFTIVTLIAIALLLYIASWYRTQLQEGRKKKSRQTVNQVKVGGYTIGFALCLLVFLVFARSWYHAAITNFYAFYLIEQYQLTIRQSQVYIFLFLAAGAIGTFAGGPLADRFGKRNILFFSMVGSAPLALWLPHAGPLMAYVLMTLIGFIILSSFAVVVVYAQELLPGKIGMVSGLIVGLAFGMGAIGSVALGWLADLTGLRLTMIGVACLPLVGLLAILLPADQTIKTWYTPNLPSQGEQASSPAGRA, from the coding sequence ATGACAAACAACAATGCCACTCAAACCATCTATCCCATTCTGCTTATTATCGGTTTTGTTCATTTGCTTACTGATGCCATCCAATCTGTTATTCCGGCCATGTTTCCGATTTTGGAACAGTCCATGGGATTGACTTTTTTACAATTGGGTATTATTGCTTTTGCACTCAATATGACCTCATCTATCATGCAGCCGGTTGTGGGCTGGTTGACAGATAAGCGCCCCTCTCCTTTTGCGTTACCAATCGGATTGTGCTTTACTCTTGTGGGTATCATCGGCATTGCTGTGGCACCGAGTTTTTGGTACGCCCTGTTATCAGCTCTATTAATCGGTCTGGGTTCTGCGACTTTTCACCCGGAAGGCTCCCGGGTGGCCTATATGGCAGCGGGTAACCGGAGGGGATTGGCCCAGTCCATTTATCAGGTGGGGGGCAATACAGGGCAGGCGATGGCGCCTCTCATCACAGCCCTTATTTTGGTTCCGCTAGGACAATTTGGTGCCATTTGGTTCACCATTGTCACTTTGATTGCCATTGCCTTGCTCCTATATATTGCCAGTTGGTACCGTACGCAGTTGCAGGAGGGCAGGAAGAAGAAGAGCAGGCAAACGGTCAATCAGGTTAAAGTGGGGGGTTACACCATTGGCTTTGCCCTGTGTTTGCTGGTTTTTCTTGTTTTTGCCCGCTCTTGGTACCATGCGGCGATCACCAATTTCTATGCCTTTTACTTGATTGAGCAGTATCAGTTAACGATTCGCCAGTCTCAGGTGTACATTTTTCTTTTTCTGGCGGCCGGGGCTATTGGCACTTTTGCCGGTGGACCACTGGCCGACCGTTTTGGCAAACGGAATATCCTCTTTTTCTCTATGGTGGGCAGTGCCCCGCTGGCGTTGTGGCTGCCCCACGCCGGACCACTCATGGCCTATGTACTGATGACCTTGATTGGGTTTATTATCTTATCCAGTTTTGCCGTAGTCGTTGTCTATGCCCAGGAGTTATTACCCGGGAAAATAGGTATGGTGTCCGGATTAATTGTTGGTCTGGCCTTTGGTATGGGGGCGATCGGATCCGTTGCACTGGGCTGGCTGGCTGATTTAACCGGTTTGCGGCTGACCATGATAGGGGTCGCCTGTCTGCCGCTTGTGGGACTGTTAGCTATCCTGCTGCCTGCTGACCAGACAATTAAAACGTGGTACACACCAAATCTTCCTTCTCAAGGGGAACAGGCTTCGTCCCCTGCGGGAAGAGCATAG